The Nitrospira defluvii genome contains a region encoding:
- a CDS encoding non-ribosomal peptide synthetase yields the protein MRDKPQIEAMYYLSPLQQGLLFHCLADAADDPYFYQYAYRLSGDLRLDAFEQAWQSAVERHAVLRTAFVWEGVEKPLQVVRRQVRLPIERHDWRGVPEEEHQARLSSLLERDRAAGLDLLRPPLMRLHLIRRGERDWILINSHHHILLDGWSMAILLRDVVLAYEALAQREHPPLRTPRPYRDYISWVHRQDLAQAETYWRGMLAGFDRPTPIPIETPSQGSSPESLPFAEQILRFSSEQTEALQAFAKRSKVTVNTVLQGAWALLLHRYSGARDLLFGATVSGRTPELAGADEMVGLFINSLPVRVAIRPDQKLTDWLRGLQDQNAALRQYEWTPLSHIQRWSDVPNGTPLFESLMVFESYPEPEDDGAPPSVVIEPLAARSGGAYTLTQGRNNYPMSLMVEPGRELCLIVCYAHRRFAHAAITHMLGHLKRLLFAMVEAPDASLGNMAMTTQGEQRQLVEWNDMPESGWPEEACIHDLIAAQVEAQPETTAVVTKTERVTYRELDRRAIRLARYLRTQGVKQEERVCLCLDRSLDLVVGLLAILKAGCAYVPLDPTYPRERLATMVTDSQARLIITRSDQSRGVDDGAARLILLDRHAEDIATCSDEPFPAGVSPRNLAYVIYTSGSTGSPKGVAVEHRQVAAYVQAILGLAPVAAGTSMAAVSTVAADLGNTALFGALCSGRTLHLFPTEDGFDPDAMAAAMHERQVEVLKIVPSHLRGLLHATHPEQVLPTRCLILGGEALRYDFVRQIRRLAPACTIVNHYGPTETTIGVSVHVLGDSADHIETAVPIGRPFSSVQAYVLDGDGQLVPVGVPGELYIGGPQVTRGYLNRPEATAERFIPDPFSGRAGARLYRTGDRARRRPDGTMEFLGRVDYQVKIRGFRIELGDVETELRREPDVSDAVAIVREQTDGTQQLVAYVTGASTLDTAGMRTRLALRLPDYMVPQHVVRLDAFPLTPNGKLDRAALPDPGRQDATALPGYVAPRNRTEEILAEIWQTVLQVDRVGVHDNFFALGGDSIRTLQVIARANRGGVTLTPKQLFEHQTVASAASVALVKQTAPAEADQSHTGDTSREPTIVEANHTQASATREGAAPTLPVFPLTGLAPAELAGLREDWGEIEDCYPLSPMQEGMLFHTLLNPGSGIYLMQQFYAWEGRLDRDAFGRAWQCVIDRHPMLRTSFMWKDLPSPLQVVHRRVPAEDVIQDVDWSEIDDDQQQARMRELLEQELNEGLDFDRAPLMRIRLVRRGADRYAIVRSFHHILTDDWCFSLLMMDFLTHYDACVQGLVPNLPKPAPYRDYIAWLQRQDQDAAERFWRKELSGFTTPTPLGIEHLDPEGASIGSVVSDVFMELPPTVSERLRTLAQQHHVTPNTFLQGAWAILLSRYSGEREVLFGVTVAGRPTDLPGVEDIVGLFINTLPLRLTISPDLPVMSWLRHLLAENYRIRQYEYAPLVRIQQWSEVPSGQALFRSLLVFENAPKDARLGEEREDRSLSYDQDRVHTNYPMTVVGYPGESMGVRLSYDRRLFEHADVARMLDHLKRLLESIAATPDAAIRDLPMLEGNERRRLLRDWSRCDQAETVSGDFATLFEAQVERTPSAVAVQQGDERLTYEELNRAANRIAQGLRKRGVGADHIVALLDDRGPALLSMIVGVLKAGGAYLPLDPHHPAERLVQILSTAPVKALVPGSRHAALAAVVATMVPAGAGPNLVLMEDFAEACEGGNPLPPAAPQRLAYVMFTSGSTGTPKGAMVETRGMMNHLTSKIPTLDLGPSDVVAQTASQCFDISVWQFLSPLLCGARVQIIPDEVVRDPQRLLEEVSTRRVSVLEVVPSLLTGLLDGSPPALPHLRWLLPTGEALSPALSRRWFARYPTIPLLNAYGPAECSDDVAMACIREAPPESETSMPIGSPIAGVRLYVVDRRMEVMPSGVAGELCIGGVAVGRGYLGDPARTAEVFVPDPFGDEPGSRLYRTGDLVRYRPGGVLEFVGRRDHQVKIRGFRIELGEIEARLAQHPGVEHCVVVVADLQPGHKQLAAYVATTASLSADRLRSFLRRTLPEYMVPATFVVLPALPLTPNGKIDRKALPQPDADRVADDFEPAVTPTQDLVAGIWSDILGLERIGRRDQFFELGGHSLLATQVMSRVRATFRIELPLRTLFDHPTVETFATAIDHAVSQGAGAQAPPLVRTPTTDDMPLSFAQQRLWFLTQMDPESGAYNLPFALRLGGTLNHPVLERSFLELIRRHESLRTTFPAVDGEPRQAILEVDHFSIPIEDLTTLPESDRAAAIRRQADSQAHRPFYLDRDLPIRAILLRVGDDAHILLVTVHHIAADAWSLAVVTHEVAALYNGLAREQDGEQVPSNDASAALLPPLPIQYRDFALWQRQWLQGPVLEREIGYWKQRLGSAPPQLTLPTDHSRPERYTYRGGRIAFHVPGELLEPLRRISRREGVTLFMTLLAAFNVLLSQLAKQRDILVGTDVANRNRAETESLVGFFVNLLPLRTDLSGNPSFLQLLGRVRETALGAYAHQDVPFEKIVESLKLQRDLGRNPLVQVLFVLQNVPPPSLQLSGVDVESLEFEHEVSRFDVGLFMEETEDGCAGLWKFSRDLFEFETIAGWTDRLLGLLRQIGLSPERGIDTLGWEDERTKEAQTMDQQQRTEQRLQRFKAIKPKPIALAQRTLVTGRPLLEGHAMPWIYTPAVEDVDLAGWVGEHRSRLQRELLQSGALLFRGFALKTVQDFESVAQAFCPNLFGEYGDLPREKSGRHIYGSTPYPPDKPILFHNESSHMHRWPQKQFFFCLQAAQEGGQTPIVDGRLMLKGLRADLRERLRAKQLRYVRNFLPGVDVSWQDFFHTTDKAEVEAICAANGMVWQWLEKEGLRTKQICPAIIEHSDTGEAVFFNQIQLHHVSCLEPAVRESLLSMLGIDSLPRNVYYGDGTAIEDEVVDEIGALYERTAVRFPWQEGDLIMLDNMLVAHARDPFVGPRKIVVAMGDMIAQSAVHSMTS from the coding sequence ATGCGCGATAAACCACAGATCGAAGCCATGTACTATCTGTCCCCGCTGCAGCAGGGACTGCTGTTTCACTGTTTGGCCGATGCGGCGGACGATCCGTACTTTTATCAGTATGCCTATCGCCTTTCCGGAGACTTGCGTCTCGACGCGTTCGAGCAGGCCTGGCAGTCGGCGGTGGAGCGCCATGCGGTGCTGCGCACGGCGTTCGTGTGGGAAGGCGTGGAGAAGCCGTTGCAGGTCGTCCGTCGGCAGGTGCGCCTCCCGATCGAGCGGCATGACTGGCGTGGGGTTCCGGAGGAGGAGCACCAAGCGCGGCTCTCGTCGCTGCTTGAACGTGATCGCGCCGCCGGCCTCGATTTGCTGCGGCCACCGCTCATGCGACTGCATCTGATCCGCAGGGGCGAGCGTGACTGGATCTTGATCAACAGCCACCACCACATCCTCCTGGATGGGTGGAGCATGGCGATCCTGCTCCGTGACGTGGTGCTGGCGTATGAAGCCCTGGCACAGCGAGAGCATCCTCCGCTTCGAACGCCCCGGCCCTACCGCGACTACATCTCCTGGGTCCATCGCCAGGATCTGGCGCAGGCCGAAACCTACTGGCGTGGGATGTTGGCCGGATTCGATCGGCCCACGCCGATACCGATCGAGACACCGTCGCAGGGGTCATCTCCCGAGTCCCTGCCGTTCGCGGAACAAATCCTCCGGTTCTCATCGGAGCAGACTGAGGCGCTGCAGGCCTTTGCCAAACGGAGCAAGGTCACCGTCAATACGGTCCTCCAAGGAGCCTGGGCTCTCTTGCTGCATCGCTACAGCGGCGCGAGAGACCTGTTATTCGGGGCGACCGTGTCGGGGCGGACGCCGGAATTGGCCGGTGCGGACGAAATGGTCGGACTCTTCATCAACAGTCTGCCGGTGCGTGTTGCGATTCGGCCGGACCAGAAGCTGACGGATTGGCTGCGCGGCCTGCAGGATCAGAATGCCGCATTGCGACAATACGAATGGACTCCGCTGAGCCACATCCAACGGTGGAGCGACGTTCCCAACGGGACGCCCCTGTTCGAGAGCCTCATGGTCTTTGAAAGTTATCCCGAGCCCGAGGACGATGGGGCTCCGCCGTCCGTGGTCATCGAGCCGTTGGCTGCGCGATCGGGCGGTGCGTATACCCTGACGCAGGGACGGAACAACTATCCGATGTCGCTCATGGTGGAGCCGGGCCGTGAACTGTGCCTCATCGTCTGTTATGCCCACCGACGCTTTGCGCATGCGGCGATCACACACATGCTGGGCCATCTGAAACGGCTTCTGTTCGCGATGGTCGAGGCACCAGATGCGTCGCTCGGCAACATGGCCATGACGACGCAGGGGGAGCAACGGCAGCTCGTGGAGTGGAACGACATGCCCGAATCCGGCTGGCCGGAGGAGGCTTGTATCCATGACCTGATCGCCGCTCAGGTGGAGGCACAACCAGAAACGACTGCGGTCGTGACCAAGACCGAGCGGGTGACCTATCGAGAGCTTGACCGTCGGGCAATCCGGTTGGCGCGATACCTCCGTACGCAGGGGGTGAAGCAGGAGGAGCGAGTGTGCCTGTGTCTGGATCGTTCATTGGATTTGGTCGTAGGCCTCCTCGCGATATTGAAAGCCGGCTGTGCCTATGTGCCGCTGGATCCGACCTATCCCCGTGAGCGGCTGGCGACGATGGTCACCGACAGCCAGGCGCGCCTGATCATTACCCGAAGCGACCAATCGAGGGGTGTCGACGATGGCGCCGCGCGTCTGATTCTGTTGGATCGCCACGCGGAGGACATCGCCACATGCAGTGACGAGCCATTCCCGGCTGGTGTCTCCCCGAGGAACCTGGCGTATGTGATCTATACCTCGGGCTCCACCGGTAGCCCCAAGGGTGTGGCGGTGGAACATCGGCAGGTTGCGGCATACGTACAAGCGATCCTCGGACTCGCGCCTGTGGCAGCCGGGACCAGCATGGCCGCGGTCTCGACTGTGGCCGCCGACCTCGGCAACACCGCCCTCTTCGGCGCGCTCTGTTCCGGGCGCACACTCCATCTGTTCCCGACGGAGGACGGTTTCGATCCGGACGCGATGGCCGCTGCCATGCATGAGCGCCAGGTGGAAGTCCTCAAAATCGTCCCGAGCCATCTGCGAGGACTTCTCCATGCAACCCATCCCGAGCAGGTGTTGCCCACCCGGTGTCTCATCCTCGGGGGCGAAGCGCTGCGGTACGACTTCGTCCGCCAGATTCGCCGGTTGGCACCAGCCTGCACCATCGTCAACCACTATGGTCCGACCGAGACGACGATCGGCGTGTCGGTTCACGTGCTCGGGGATTCAGCCGACCACATCGAGACGGCCGTTCCGATCGGCCGTCCCTTCTCCTCCGTCCAGGCCTATGTCCTTGACGGCGACGGTCAACTCGTCCCGGTCGGTGTGCCGGGAGAACTCTATATCGGCGGACCACAAGTGACGCGCGGGTATCTCAACCGACCGGAGGCGACGGCAGAGCGATTCATTCCCGATCCCTTCAGTGGCCGCGCGGGAGCCAGGCTGTATCGAACGGGCGACCGCGCCAGACGGCGGCCTGACGGGACCATGGAGTTTTTGGGGCGCGTCGACTATCAGGTGAAGATTCGCGGGTTCCGTATCGAACTTGGCGACGTCGAAACTGAACTGCGGCGTGAGCCCGATGTCTCCGATGCGGTTGCGATTGTGCGCGAGCAAACCGACGGCACCCAACAGCTCGTTGCCTATGTGACGGGTGCCTCGACATTAGATACGGCCGGCATGCGCACCAGGCTCGCGCTGCGCCTTCCGGATTACATGGTGCCGCAGCACGTTGTGCGTCTGGACGCCTTTCCTTTGACCCCTAACGGCAAGCTCGACCGGGCCGCTCTTCCAGATCCCGGACGGCAGGACGCGACCGCCTTGCCCGGCTACGTGGCCCCCAGGAACAGGACCGAGGAGATCCTGGCGGAAATCTGGCAGACCGTGTTGCAGGTCGATCGGGTCGGCGTACATGACAATTTCTTCGCGTTGGGTGGCGACTCGATCCGTACGCTACAAGTCATCGCACGCGCGAACCGTGGGGGGGTGACACTCACGCCCAAGCAATTGTTCGAACATCAAACCGTAGCGAGCGCGGCAAGCGTGGCGTTGGTGAAACAGACGGCGCCGGCTGAAGCCGATCAGTCTCACACGGGAGACACCAGCCGAGAGCCCACGATCGTGGAAGCCAATCATACTCAGGCGAGCGCAACTCGGGAGGGCGCCGCGCCGACCCTGCCGGTCTTCCCGCTGACGGGATTGGCGCCGGCGGAGTTGGCAGGGCTGCGCGAGGACTGGGGGGAGATCGAAGATTGTTACCCCTTGTCGCCGATGCAGGAAGGCATGCTGTTCCATACCTTATTGAATCCCGGGTCCGGCATCTATCTCATGCAGCAGTTTTATGCCTGGGAAGGACGGTTGGATCGGGATGCCTTCGGCCGAGCCTGGCAATGCGTCATCGATCGACACCCGATGCTCCGCACTTCCTTCATGTGGAAGGACTTGCCCTCTCCGCTCCAGGTCGTTCATCGACGGGTCCCGGCGGAGGACGTGATTCAGGATGTGGATTGGTCGGAAATAGACGACGATCAGCAGCAAGCTCGGATGCGGGAGCTGCTGGAGCAGGAATTGAACGAGGGGCTGGATTTCGACCGGGCTCCGCTCATGCGCATCCGTCTCGTACGGCGTGGAGCGGATCGCTACGCGATCGTGCGGAGCTTTCACCACATCCTCACCGACGACTGGTGCTTTTCGCTGCTGATGATGGACTTCCTCACCCACTACGATGCCTGCGTGCAGGGTCTGGTGCCGAACTTGCCCAAGCCAGCCCCGTACCGTGACTACATCGCCTGGCTGCAACGGCAAGACCAGGATGCGGCGGAACGTTTCTGGCGGAAGGAGTTGAGCGGCTTCACCACGCCGACCCCGCTGGGGATCGAACACCTGGATCCCGAGGGCGCGTCCATTGGTTCCGTCGTCAGCGACGTGTTCATGGAATTGCCGCCGACCGTGTCGGAGCGGCTGCGGACCTTGGCTCAGCAGCATCATGTGACGCCGAACACCTTCCTGCAAGGAGCCTGGGCCATTCTCTTGTCGCGATATAGCGGTGAACGAGAGGTGTTGTTCGGTGTGACCGTCGCAGGACGACCGACCGACCTGCCGGGCGTCGAGGACATTGTGGGCCTCTTCATCAACACGCTGCCGCTGCGTCTCACCATCTCGCCCGATCTCCCGGTGATGTCCTGGCTTCGCCACCTGCTGGCGGAAAACTACCGCATCCGACAGTACGAATATGCGCCGTTGGTGCGCATCCAGCAGTGGAGCGAAGTTCCGTCGGGGCAGGCGCTGTTCCGTAGCCTGCTGGTCTTCGAGAACGCGCCCAAAGATGCGCGGCTCGGCGAAGAGCGTGAGGATCGGTCCCTTTCGTACGATCAGGACCGGGTGCATACGAACTATCCCATGACCGTCGTCGGATATCCCGGCGAGTCGATGGGCGTGCGCCTCTCGTACGACCGGCGCCTCTTCGAGCATGCCGATGTGGCGCGTATGCTCGACCATCTCAAGCGATTGCTCGAATCGATCGCGGCGACCCCCGATGCGGCCATCCGCGACCTTCCGATGCTCGAGGGAAACGAGCGCCGTCGCCTGCTCAGGGACTGGAGCCGATGCGACCAGGCTGAGACGGTCTCAGGGGACTTTGCCACGCTGTTCGAAGCGCAAGTCGAGCGGACACCGTCGGCCGTCGCGGTGCAGCAGGGTGACGAGCGCCTGACCTACGAGGAACTCAATCGCGCGGCCAATCGGATTGCCCAGGGGCTGCGCAAACGGGGCGTGGGAGCGGACCATATCGTCGCGCTGTTGGATGACCGTGGGCCGGCGTTGTTATCGATGATCGTGGGGGTCTTGAAGGCCGGTGGCGCCTATCTGCCGTTGGATCCTCATCATCCCGCCGAGCGGCTGGTCCAGATTCTCTCCACCGCACCGGTGAAGGCCCTGGTCCCCGGGAGCCGCCACGCGGCCTTGGCTGCGGTGGTTGCGACCATGGTGCCGGCTGGCGCGGGCCCGAACCTTGTGTTGATGGAGGATTTCGCAGAGGCATGCGAAGGCGGCAACCCGCTGCCGCCGGCGGCCCCACAGCGTCTGGCCTATGTCATGTTCACGTCGGGATCGACCGGTACTCCTAAGGGCGCGATGGTGGAGACTCGCGGCATGATGAACCACCTGACCAGTAAGATTCCGACGCTGGACCTCGGTCCCTCGGACGTCGTTGCGCAGACCGCGTCGCAATGTTTCGATATTTCGGTCTGGCAGTTTCTGAGTCCGCTGCTGTGCGGGGCTCGGGTGCAGATCATTCCCGATGAGGTGGTCCGAGATCCGCAACGGCTACTGGAGGAGGTCTCGACGCGGCGAGTCTCGGTGCTGGAGGTGGTCCCGTCGTTATTGACTGGACTGCTCGATGGAAGCCCGCCCGCGCTGCCACACCTACGCTGGTTGCTACCCACGGGAGAGGCCCTGTCGCCGGCCCTGTCCCGCCGGTGGTTTGCGCGCTATCCGACGATTCCGCTTCTCAACGCATACGGCCCAGCCGAATGTTCGGACGATGTGGCCATGGCCTGCATCCGTGAAGCGCCCCCAGAATCCGAGACCAGCATGCCGATCGGCAGTCCGATTGCGGGCGTACGGCTATATGTCGTAGATCGCCGGATGGAGGTGATGCCGTCCGGGGTTGCCGGTGAACTCTGTATCGGCGGTGTGGCCGTGGGCCGCGGGTATCTTGGCGATCCGGCACGAACGGCCGAAGTGTTTGTACCGGATCCGTTTGGGGACGAGCCGGGCAGCCGGCTCTACCGGACCGGTGATCTTGTGCGCTACCGGCCCGGCGGGGTCTTGGAGTTTGTGGGGCGACGGGATCACCAGGTCAAAATCCGGGGATTCCGCATCGAGTTGGGCGAGATCGAGGCGCGGCTGGCCCAGCATCCCGGAGTGGAGCACTGTGTGGTCGTCGTCGCCGATCTGCAACCGGGACACAAGCAGTTGGCGGCCTATGTGGCGACAACGGCTTCGTTGAGCGCCGATCGGCTGCGGTCGTTCCTGCGCCGAACGCTGCCGGAGTATATGGTGCCGGCGACGTTTGTGGTGCTTCCGGCCTTGCCGCTGACGCCGAACGGAAAAATCGACCGCAAGGCGCTGCCCCAACCGGATGCCGACCGTGTGGCCGACGATTTCGAGCCGGCGGTCACGCCCACGCAGGATCTCGTCGCAGGAATCTGGTCCGACATCCTCGGGCTGGAACGTATCGGGCGACGGGATCAATTTTTTGAACTCGGCGGCCATTCGCTGTTGGCGACCCAAGTCATGTCCCGTGTGCGCGCCACCTTTCGGATCGAACTGCCGTTGCGTACGTTGTTCGATCATCCCACGGTGGAGACATTCGCGACGGCCATCGATCACGCGGTCTCACAAGGAGCCGGTGCGCAGGCCCCACCGCTCGTCCGCACGCCGACCACCGACGACATGCCGCTCTCCTTTGCGCAGCAGCGGCTCTGGTTCCTGACCCAGATGGATCCCGAAAGCGGCGCCTACAATCTGCCGTTCGCCCTGCGGCTTGGCGGAACGCTGAACCATCCGGTGCTCGAACGCAGCTTCCTCGAACTGATTCGTCGCCATGAAAGTTTGCGCACCACATTCCCTGCGGTGGACGGCGAACCGCGCCAGGCCATCCTCGAAGTCGATCACTTCTCGATCCCGATCGAAGACCTCACGACCCTGCCGGAATCGGATCGTGCGGCCGCCATCCGACGGCAGGCCGACTCCCAAGCGCATCGGCCGTTCTACTTGGATCGCGATCTGCCGATCCGCGCGATCCTCCTCCGTGTGGGCGACGACGCGCACATCCTGCTTGTCACGGTGCATCATATTGCGGCAGACGCCTGGTCGTTGGCGGTGGTGACCCATGAAGTCGCGGCCCTCTACAACGGGTTGGCACGGGAGCAGGATGGCGAGCAGGTCCCGTCGAACGATGCTTCCGCAGCGCTCCTGCCTCCGCTGCCGATCCAGTACCGCGACTTTGCCTTGTGGCAACGGCAATGGCTCCAGGGTCCCGTGCTCGAACGGGAGATCGGGTACTGGAAGCAACGATTGGGATCGGCGCCGCCGCAGCTGACGCTTCCGACCGATCACTCGCGGCCTGAGCGGTACACGTATCGGGGCGGGCGAATTGCGTTCCACGTACCGGGAGAGTTGCTCGAACCGCTCCGGCGAATCAGCCGGCGGGAAGGCGTCACCTTGTTCATGACGCTGCTGGCTGCCTTCAACGTCTTGTTGTCTCAACTGGCCAAACAGCGCGACATCCTGGTCGGCACCGATGTCGCCAATCGCAACCGTGCCGAGACCGAATCGCTCGTGGGGTTCTTCGTCAATCTCCTGCCCCTGCGCACCGATCTCAGCGGGAATCCCTCCTTTCTTCAGCTCTTGGGGCGGGTACGCGAGACGGCCTTGGGCGCCTATGCGCATCAAGATGTGCCCTTCGAAAAAATCGTGGAGTCGCTCAAGTTGCAGCGGGATCTCGGGAGGAATCCGCTGGTGCAGGTGTTGTTCGTGCTTCAGAACGTGCCGCCTCCGTCCCTGCAGTTGTCCGGTGTGGATGTCGAGTCGCTGGAATTCGAACATGAGGTGTCACGATTCGACGTGGGGCTCTTCATGGAGGAAACGGAGGACGGTTGCGCGGGTCTCTGGAAGTTCAGCCGCGACCTGTTCGAGTTCGAGACCATAGCCGGATGGACGGATCGTCTACTGGGACTGTTGCGGCAGATCGGACTCTCGCCCGAGCGGGGGATCGACACGTTGGGATGGGAGGATGAACGGACAAAGGAGGCGCAGACCATGGATCAGCAGCAACGAACCGAGCAACGGCTCCAACGATTCAAGGCGATCAAGCCGAAACCGATCGCCTTGGCCCAACGCACGTTGGTGACCGGTCGCCCGCTCCTGGAGGGCCATGCGATGCCCTGGATCTATACTCCGGCGGTGGAAGACGTTGATCTGGCGGGATGGGTCGGAGAACATCGCAGCCGATTGCAGCGTGAACTACTGCAGTCGGGCGCATTGTTGTTCCGCGGGTTCGCGCTCAAGACGGTGCAGGACTTTGAATCCGTTGCACAAGCCTTTTGTCCCAATCTGTTCGGCGAATATGGCGATCTGCCACGGGAGAAGAGCGGCCGCCATATCTATGGATCGACACCCTATCCGCCGGACAAGCCTATTCTCTTCCACAACGAGAGTTCCCACATGCATCGGTGGCCGCAGAAGCAGTTCTTCTTCTGCCTCCAGGCCGCGCAGGAAGGCGGTCAGACCCCGATCGTGGACGGGCGTCTGATGCTCAAGGGGCTTCGAGCCGATCTGCGGGAACGGTTGCGCGCCAAACAACTGAGGTATGTCCGCAACTTTCTTCCCGGCGTGGATGTGAGCTGGCAAGACTTCTTTCACACCACCGACAAAGCGGAGGTGGAGGCCATCTGCGCCGCGAACGGCATGGTCTGGCAGTGGTTGGAGAAGGAAGGGTTGCGCACCAAGCAGATCTGTCCCGCCATCATCGAGCATTCCGATACGGGCGAGGCGGTGTTCTTCAATCAAATCCAGCTACATCATGTCTCCTGTTTGGAGCCGGCGGTACGCGAGTCCCTCTTGTCGATGCTCGGTATCGACTCTCTGCCGCGAAACGTCTACTACGGTGACGGCACAGCGATCGAAGACGAGGTAGTCGATGAGATCGGCGCCTTGTACGAGCGGACAGCGGTACGGTTTCCATGGCAGGAGGGGGACCTTATCATGCTGGACAATATGCTGGTGGCGCATGCCCGAGATCCCTTCGTCGGACCCAGGAAAATCGTGGTCGCCATGGGCGACATGATCGCTCAGTCCGCCGTTCACTCCATGACGTCGTAG